One Cumulibacter soli genomic window, GCGGACGTCCTGCGCGATATCGCGGACGTCGATCTCAGCACCGACATCCTCGGCGAGCGCTCGGCGATGCCTTTAGCGTTCGCACCAACTGGGTTCACCCGGATGATGCACTATCAAGGCGAGATCGCGGTGGGGCACGAGGCAAACAACGCCGGTATCCCGTACTCGCTGTCGACGATGGGGACGACCTCGATCGAGGATGTCGCCCGCGTGACCCCGGACGTACCGCGCTACTTCCAGTTGTACGTATGGCGCGATCGCGCGGCGAGTACCGAACTCGTCGAACGTGCCCGAGATGCCGGGTACTCCACGTTGATACTGACCGTCGACACAGCGGTCGGCGGTGCCCGATTGCGCGATGCGCGCAACGGCCTGACGATTCCGCCGCGACTCACGCCCAGCACGTTCGCCGATATGGCACTGCACCCGCACTGGTGGGCGAACCTGTTGACCACGGCCCCGCTGCAGTTCGCCTCGCTGTCGAACTGGGAGGGCACCGTCTCGGAAATGATCAACCACATGTTCGACCCTTCGGTGTCGTTCGACGATGTCGCGTGGTTGCGGTCGGTGTGGCCAGGCAAATTAGTGATCAAGGGGATCCAGAATGTCGAGGACGCCAAGCGATCGTTTGAGGTCGGCGCTGACGGGCTGATCCTGTCCAATCACGGCGGCCGGCAGTTGGCGCGGTCGCGTCCGCCGCTGCGGTTGCTGCCGGAGGTGCGCGAGGCGGTCGGCGACAAGCCGGTGTTCATCGATGGCGGCGTGATGGGCGGCGGGGACGTCGTCGCCGGTATCGCCGCCGGCGCGGACGCCGTATTCGTGGGCCGCGCCTACCTGTACGGCCTGATGGCCGGCGGGAACCTCGGCGTACGCCGCGCGCTGGAGATCTTGCGCTCGGACATGATCCGCACCATGCAACTGCTGGGCGTTTCCAAGGTGTCCGAGTTGGGCCCGCAACACATTCGTATTCCGTAACCTCCCCGACCGTGCGGTCGACCCGGATTCCAGCCCGGCGATGTTGTGGTACTCAAGGTAACCGCCCCGAACGTGCGGTTGACCCGCAAAAGACGCAGCGAAAACAGGAGGGCATCGCGCTATATGCGATGCCTAGCCGATTTCGCTGCGTTTTTTGCGGCAGGCCAGCGGTCGGCACGGTGAGTGTCGGCCGTCGTGGACCTTCAGGTCACGTTCGCGCGCATTTCCCGGGACCTGGCTCCGGCCGCGCACATTTCTTGAGACGTGGCTGCGGCCGCGCGCATCTCCAGCAACCTGGCTGCTGTCGCGCCGCTTACGCACCGAGGCCGGTAGCCAGGCGAGCCGGCGGCCGGCGGAGTATCGCAGTCCGTATCTCCGGGTACCCTCGTCAGGTGACTGACTCCGACTCCAAGCTCCCGATCATGATGCTGCACGACCGTCTGTTGGTGCAGCCCACCGACGAGGCCGGCGACCGTCGCTCCAGCGGCGGCATCCTGATCCCCGCGACCGCACAGGTCGCCAAGCGGCTGCGCTGGGGAAAGGTGCTAGGCGCCGGACCCGCGGTACGTCACGTGAAGATCGATGACCGCGTGTTGTTCGGCGAGGAGGACCAGCACGAGGTCGAGATTAACGCCGAAACGTACGTGATCCTGCGCGAACGCGAGGTGCACGCCGTCGCCGCGCAACGCGTCGACGTCTCCACCGGCCTCTACCTCTAGCGAACCCCGATCGCCCGGCAATGGCGGCCAATTGGCCGAGTCGACTCGACTAGCGATAGCAACCGCTCGACCGAGCGACTTAACCGACGCTGGCAGGCCGTTTGACCGAGCGATTTGACTGCCGGTGGCGGGCCGATTCGCCGAGCCGAGCCAAGTCGACTGGCGATGGCAACTACTCGGCCGGGTTGGTTTGACCGGCGACGGCAGACACTTGGCCGAATGATGACGGCGGCAAGCCGTTCGACCGAGCCGAGTGATTTGACTGGCGATGGCAACTATTCGGCCGGATTGGTTTGACCGGTGACGGCAACCGCTCGACCGAGTCGAGTTAGAGAATGCCGCCTTCGGACGGACCGGTGGTCGCCGGGTCGATCCCTGCCCACTCCAGAATCCGCGGTCGCTGCGAGCGGTCGGCGGGTACATCGACCTCGATAATTGCGGTATTCGGCAGGACATTGCGGTACGCGAAGTCCAGCGAAACGCCGTCGGCCCACCGCTGCGTCGCCGTCCGCAGGCACAGCCCATGCGCCACCGCGACTACGGCGCCGTCGCTGTCACCGTGCGCATTCCGGATCCG contains:
- a CDS encoding co-chaperone GroES: MTDSDSKLPIMMLHDRLLVQPTDEAGDRRSSGGILIPATAQVAKRLRWGKVLGAGPAVRHVKIDDRVLFGEEDQHEVEINAETYVILREREVHAVAAQRVDVSTGLYL
- a CDS encoding alpha-hydroxy acid oxidase produces the protein MRNEPMPKIPRQMPTWAELKPLLGFQGPQLNGHARRLSRAFTIDDLRTIAKRRTPRSVFDYTDGSAEDESSLGRSRELWRSVELQADVLRDIADVDLSTDILGERSAMPLAFAPTGFTRMMHYQGEIAVGHEANNAGIPYSLSTMGTTSIEDVARVTPDVPRYFQLYVWRDRAASTELVERARDAGYSTLILTVDTAVGGARLRDARNGLTIPPRLTPSTFADMALHPHWWANLLTTAPLQFASLSNWEGTVSEMINHMFDPSVSFDDVAWLRSVWPGKLVIKGIQNVEDAKRSFEVGADGLILSNHGGRQLARSRPPLRLLPEVREAVGDKPVFIDGGVMGGGDVVAGIAAGADAVFVGRAYLYGLMAGGNLGVRRALEILRSDMIRTMQLLGVSKVSELGPQHIRIP